A genomic segment from Spinacia oleracea cultivar Varoflay chromosome 3, BTI_SOV_V1, whole genome shotgun sequence encodes:
- the LOC110800256 gene encoding putative ribosomal large subunit pseudouridine synthase SVR1, chloroplastic isoform X1: MAAFTFSAASTTLAISTLHLTRASFLSIHRTCLHTLSPRLRISLNSFPSSIEEHEPLPSSKVSAPWIVHALPTARSFQSVADGGARKKAVTVKKKEKRTAEEPRYSKAARRFYNERFGEKPQRLAKVLAAAGVASRRSSEELIFQGKVTVNGSVCDTPQTRVDPAKDIIYVKGSRLPKKLPSKVYLALNKPKGYICSSGEKELKSILCLFDDFLKSWDKQNPGEPKPRLFTVGRLDVATTGLIIVTNDGDFAQRVSHPSSNLTKEYIATVNGEVHKRQLVAIIQGTTIDGVHCTPEYVELLPRQQDILRARLRIVVNEGRNHEVRELVKKAGLEIHSLKRIRIGGFKLSSGLGLGKYVELKENDLKALGWEK, translated from the exons ATGGCGGCCTTTACATTTTCCGCCGCTTCAACAACGCTGGCAATTTCTACCCTCCACCTCACTCGAGCATCATTCCTCTCCATCCACCGCACTTGTCTCCACACTCTCTCTCCTCGGCTCCGCATTTCACTCAATTCCTTCCCGTCTTCCATCGAAGAACACGAACCCTTGCCCTCCTCGAAGGTTTCCGCTCCATGGATTGTCCACGCGCTCCCTACAGCGCGCTCTTTCCAATCTGTTGCCGACGGCGGGGCGCGGAAGAAGGCGGTCAcggtgaagaagaaggagaagaggACTGCAGAAGAACCTCGATATTCGAAAGCTGCTCGCAGGTTTTATAATGAGAGATTTGGGGAGAAGCCTCAGCGGCTTGCTAAGGTACTTGCTGCTGCTGGAG TGGCATCAAGGAGAAGCAGCGAGGAGCTCATTTTTCAAGGAAAGGTGACTGTCAACGGTTCTGTCTGTGATACACCTCAG ACAAGAGTTGATCCTGCCAAAGATATTATTTATGTCAAGGGAAGCCGCCTGCCTAAAAAGTTGCCATCGAAGGTGTATCTTGCTCTGAACAAACCTAAAGG GTACATATGCTCTTCTGGAGAGAAAGAGCTCAAATCTATTTTGTGCTTGTTTGATGATTTTCTGAAGAGTTGG GACAAACAAAATCCTGGAGAGCCAAAGCCACGACTTTTTACTGTTGGGCGCCTAGATGTTGCAACAACTGGACTAATCATTGTGACTAATGATG GTGATTTTGCTCAAAGAGTATCACATCCGTCTTCTAACTTAACGAAGGA ATATATTGCCACAGTTAATGGTGAAGTTCATAAACGGCAATTAGTGGCCATTATCCAAGGAACTACTATTGATGGTGTGCATTGTACGCCTGAGTATGTAGAACTACTGCCTAGACAACAAGATATTCTCAGAGCCCGCCTTCGTATTGTG GTTAATGAAGGAAGAAACCATGAGGTCCGAGAGCTTGTGAAAAAAGCCGGACTTGAG ATTCACTCCCTGAAACGCATACGTATTGGTGGTTTCAAGCTTTCCTCTGGCCTTGG GCTTGGGAAATATGTTGAACTGAAAGAAAATGATCTCAAAGCCCTGGGATGGGAGAAGTAA
- the LOC110800256 gene encoding putative ribosomal large subunit pseudouridine synthase SVR1, chloroplastic isoform X2 produces the protein MAAFTFSAASTTLAISTLHLTRASFLSIHRTCLHTLSPRLRISLNSFPSSIEEHEPLPSSKVSAPWIVHALPTARSFQSVADGGARKKAVTVKKKEKRTAEEPRYSKAARRFYNERFGEKPQRLAKVLAAAGVASRRSSEELIFQGKVTVNGSVCDTPQTRVDPAKDIIYVKGSRLPKKLPSKVYLALNKPKGYICSSGEKELKSILCLFDDFLKSWDKQNPGEPKPRLFTVGRLDVATTGLIIVTNDGDFAQRVSHPSSNLTKEYIATVNGEVHKRQLVAIIQGTTIDGVHCTPEYVELLPRQQDILRARLRIVVNEGRNHEVRELVKKAGLEIHSLKRIRIGGFKLSSGLG, from the exons ATGGCGGCCTTTACATTTTCCGCCGCTTCAACAACGCTGGCAATTTCTACCCTCCACCTCACTCGAGCATCATTCCTCTCCATCCACCGCACTTGTCTCCACACTCTCTCTCCTCGGCTCCGCATTTCACTCAATTCCTTCCCGTCTTCCATCGAAGAACACGAACCCTTGCCCTCCTCGAAGGTTTCCGCTCCATGGATTGTCCACGCGCTCCCTACAGCGCGCTCTTTCCAATCTGTTGCCGACGGCGGGGCGCGGAAGAAGGCGGTCAcggtgaagaagaaggagaagaggACTGCAGAAGAACCTCGATATTCGAAAGCTGCTCGCAGGTTTTATAATGAGAGATTTGGGGAGAAGCCTCAGCGGCTTGCTAAGGTACTTGCTGCTGCTGGAG TGGCATCAAGGAGAAGCAGCGAGGAGCTCATTTTTCAAGGAAAGGTGACTGTCAACGGTTCTGTCTGTGATACACCTCAG ACAAGAGTTGATCCTGCCAAAGATATTATTTATGTCAAGGGAAGCCGCCTGCCTAAAAAGTTGCCATCGAAGGTGTATCTTGCTCTGAACAAACCTAAAGG GTACATATGCTCTTCTGGAGAGAAAGAGCTCAAATCTATTTTGTGCTTGTTTGATGATTTTCTGAAGAGTTGG GACAAACAAAATCCTGGAGAGCCAAAGCCACGACTTTTTACTGTTGGGCGCCTAGATGTTGCAACAACTGGACTAATCATTGTGACTAATGATG GTGATTTTGCTCAAAGAGTATCACATCCGTCTTCTAACTTAACGAAGGA ATATATTGCCACAGTTAATGGTGAAGTTCATAAACGGCAATTAGTGGCCATTATCCAAGGAACTACTATTGATGGTGTGCATTGTACGCCTGAGTATGTAGAACTACTGCCTAGACAACAAGATATTCTCAGAGCCCGCCTTCGTATTGTG GTTAATGAAGGAAGAAACCATGAGGTCCGAGAGCTTGTGAAAAAAGCCGGACTTGAG ATTCACTCCCTGAAACGCATACGTATTGGTGGTTTCAAGCTTTCCTCTGGCCTTGGGtaa